The following are encoded together in the Candidatus Nezhaarchaeales archaeon genome:
- a CDS encoding enoyl-CoA hydratase-related protein — protein MHEALLNAERDREVRVVVLTGAGDRAFCADIDISAFKGATNIQRPKPSRIRGKGLLKEET, from the coding sequence GTGCATGAGGCACTACTTAATGCTGAACGGGATCGGGAGGTAAGGGTGGTCGTGTTAACGGGCGCTGGGGATAGAGCTTTCTGCGCCGACATTGATATTTCGGCGTTTAAGGGGGCTACTAACATTCAAAGGCCTAAACCTAGCAGAATTAGAGGAAAAGGGCTACTGAAGGAG